In a genomic window of Ralstonia nicotianae:
- a CDS encoding SCO family protein: protein MVNQESASGRLQAPADPRIDARTRRGRMMMLLLLLVCASPVIASYLAYYVFTPAGGKAAYGMLVEPQRPMPPGLMVKDEHGAEVPFASLKGKWLMVSMDGSACDDTCARKLFTMRQLRIGQGPDRDRIVPVWLVTDQGPIDSRLATAYNDDYAAVRFLRAADLPKGWLGDGKTPATDHIYLVDPLGNLMMQFPKDPDPKKVRGDLGRLLKYSRIG, encoded by the coding sequence ATGGTGAATCAGGAATCCGCGTCCGGCCGGCTTCAGGCGCCCGCCGATCCACGCATCGACGCGCGCACGCGCCGGGGCCGCATGATGATGCTGCTGTTGCTGCTGGTATGCGCCTCGCCGGTGATCGCGTCGTACCTGGCGTACTACGTGTTCACGCCGGCCGGCGGCAAGGCGGCGTACGGCATGCTGGTCGAGCCGCAGCGGCCGATGCCGCCCGGCCTGATGGTGAAGGACGAGCATGGCGCGGAAGTGCCGTTCGCCAGCCTCAAGGGCAAATGGCTGATGGTGTCGATGGATGGCAGCGCCTGCGATGACACCTGCGCCCGCAAACTGTTCACCATGCGCCAGCTGCGCATCGGCCAGGGCCCGGACCGCGACCGCATCGTCCCGGTCTGGCTCGTCACCGATCAGGGGCCGATCGACTCGCGCCTGGCCACGGCCTACAACGACGACTACGCGGCCGTGCGTTTCCTGCGGGCCGCCGACCTGCCCAAGGGCTGGCTGGGCGACGGCAAGACCCCCGCGACCGACCACATCTACCTGGTCGATCCGCTCGGCAACCTGATGATGCAGTTCCCGAAGGACCCGGACCCGAAGAAGGTCCGCGGCGACCTCGGCCGGCTGCTCAAGTATTCGCGCATCGGATAG
- a CDS encoding SURF1 family protein, protein MTARAGLRRWFAPVPMLAGVVVIASTCALGRWQLSRAHERIERQARIEAMAHASAQRVTAQPVAADAVMYRPVVLRGTFDVAHTVLLENRPHATNGVSRPGFEVLIPLMPEGVGGRAVLVNRGWLPRDPVERTRIAPYTTPAGVVQVEGIAVPHASRVYSFGRKDGADEAGQRLRQNIDLDAFAREIGVPLQPFVVEQQSGAQDGLQRDWPRADSGADRNYGYAFQWFSMAAAVLALMIVHGVRRYRRLSGASPTD, encoded by the coding sequence ATGACGGCGCGGGCCGGCTTGCGCCGGTGGTTTGCGCCGGTGCCCATGCTGGCCGGCGTGGTGGTGATCGCGTCGACGTGCGCGCTGGGCCGCTGGCAGCTGTCGCGCGCGCACGAGCGCATCGAGCGGCAGGCGCGCATCGAGGCGATGGCGCATGCGAGCGCGCAGCGCGTGACCGCGCAGCCGGTGGCCGCCGATGCGGTGATGTACCGGCCGGTGGTGCTGCGGGGCACGTTCGATGTCGCGCATACGGTGCTGCTGGAGAACCGTCCGCATGCGACGAACGGCGTGTCGCGCCCCGGTTTCGAAGTGCTGATTCCGCTGATGCCGGAAGGGGTGGGTGGACGCGCCGTGCTGGTCAACCGGGGCTGGCTGCCGCGCGATCCGGTCGAGCGCACCCGCATCGCCCCGTACACCACACCCGCGGGTGTGGTGCAGGTCGAAGGGATTGCTGTGCCACATGCCAGCCGCGTTTATAGTTTCGGCCGCAAGGACGGCGCAGATGAAGCCGGCCAGCGACTTAGGCAGAATATCGACCTCGACGCGTTTGCGCGCGAAATCGGCGTGCCGCTGCAGCCCTTCGTGGTCGAGCAGCAATCCGGCGCGCAGGACGGCCTGCAGCGCGATTGGCCGCGCGCAGACTCGGGTGCCGACCGCAATTACGGCTACGCCTTCCAGTGGTTTTCGATGGCGGCGGCGGTGCTGGCGCTGATGATCGTTCATGGCGTGCGGCGTTATCGGCGCTTGAGCGGGGCTTCGCCCACCGACTGA
- a CDS encoding twin transmembrane helix small protein, which translates to MRIVVAIAFVLILGSLASALFFLMRDKGTSNRTVRSLMLRVGLSIALFVFILVANRLGWIHSTGIQLGR; encoded by the coding sequence ATGCGCATCGTCGTTGCCATCGCCTTTGTGCTGATCCTCGGCAGCCTTGCCTCCGCGCTGTTCTTCCTGATGCGCGACAAGGGCACCAGCAACCGCACCGTCCGCTCGCTGATGCTCCGGGTCGGCTTGTCGATCGCGCTGTTCGTGTTCATCCTGGTGGCGAACCGGCTGGGCTGGATCCACAGCACCGGCATCCAGCTCGGCCGATAA
- a CDS encoding cytochrome c oxidase subunit 3, whose amino-acid sequence MSANRANAPYYFVPGPSRHPISASIGLLIVLLSAAAWVNAQPWAPWTFLIGLLWFLFVLRAWFADAISESEGGQYGDRVDASFRWSMSWFIFSEVMFFAAFFGALFYARTIAMPWLGDLNNKLLWPDFNALWPNAGPAGTVPPFTTMGPWPIPTINTALLLTSGVTLTWAHHALREGKRAQVIQGMLLTVILGATFMCLQAYEYIHAYHELNLKLTSGIYGSTFFMLTGFHGFHVTMGAIMLAVVLGRVIKGHFTPEHHFAFEGAAWYWHFVDVVWLGLYVVVYWL is encoded by the coding sequence ATGAGTGCGAATCGAGCGAACGCTCCGTACTACTTCGTGCCAGGGCCCTCGCGGCATCCGATTTCGGCGAGCATCGGCCTGTTGATCGTGCTGCTCAGCGCGGCGGCGTGGGTCAACGCGCAGCCGTGGGCGCCGTGGACCTTCCTGATCGGCCTGCTGTGGTTCCTGTTCGTGCTGCGCGCGTGGTTCGCCGACGCCATCTCCGAGTCCGAGGGCGGCCAGTACGGCGACCGCGTGGACGCCTCGTTCCGTTGGTCGATGAGCTGGTTCATCTTCTCGGAAGTGATGTTCTTCGCCGCCTTCTTCGGCGCGCTGTTCTATGCCCGCACCATTGCCATGCCGTGGCTGGGCGACCTGAACAACAAGCTGCTGTGGCCCGACTTCAACGCGCTGTGGCCGAACGCCGGCCCGGCCGGCACGGTGCCGCCGTTCACGACGATGGGTCCGTGGCCGATCCCGACCATCAACACCGCGCTGCTGCTCACTTCCGGCGTGACGCTGACCTGGGCGCACCACGCGCTGCGCGAGGGCAAGCGGGCACAGGTCATCCAGGGCATGCTGCTGACGGTCATCCTGGGCGCCACGTTCATGTGCCTGCAGGCGTACGAATACATCCACGCCTACCACGAGCTGAACCTGAAGCTGACCTCGGGCATCTACGGCTCGACCTTCTTCATGCTGACCGGCTTCCACGGCTTCCACGTGACGATGGGCGCGATCATGCTGGCGGTGGTGCTGGGCCGCGTGATCAAGGGGCACTTCACGCCGGAGCACCACTTCGCGTTCGAGGGCGCCGCCTGGTACTGGCACTTCGTGGACGTGGTCTGGCTCGGCCTGTACGTGGTGGTGTACTGGCTGTAG
- a CDS encoding DUF2970 domain-containing protein, with the protein MDELKEATKRRASFAQTMKAVFWSFFGVRRGSDHDRDMAQLNPVHVIIAGILGAVLFIVVLLLIVRAVVG; encoded by the coding sequence ATGGACGAACTGAAGGAAGCGACCAAGCGGCGCGCGTCGTTCGCGCAGACGATGAAGGCGGTGTTCTGGTCCTTCTTCGGCGTGCGCAGGGGCAGTGACCATGACCGGGACATGGCGCAGCTCAACCCGGTGCACGTGATCATCGCGGGCATCCTGGGGGCGGTGCTGTTCATTGTCGTGCTGCTGCTGATCGTGCGCGCGGTGGTGGGTTGA
- a CDS encoding cytochrome c oxidase assembly protein: MTQTPASPDPTDDARAAERGLNRAMLGKLAVVVVMMFGFGYAMVPLYKKICELTNINVLTTRDLDGGALRNTQVDQARTVTVEFDSNSQGPFRFRPVKNSMEVHPGEINQIVYEVVNKEGRSVSAQAIPSYAPKQATEFFKKIECFCFKQQTLAGNESREMPVVFVIDPDLPKDVKTITLSYTFFEIGKPVAQTPTVPGKGT, translated from the coding sequence ATGACCCAGACGCCGGCCAGCCCGGACCCGACCGATGATGCCAGGGCTGCCGAGCGCGGCCTGAACCGGGCCATGCTCGGCAAGCTGGCGGTCGTGGTCGTGATGATGTTCGGTTTCGGCTACGCGATGGTGCCGCTGTACAAGAAGATCTGCGAGCTCACCAACATCAACGTGCTGACCACGCGCGACCTGGACGGTGGTGCGCTGCGCAACACGCAGGTCGACCAGGCGCGCACGGTCACGGTGGAATTCGATTCGAACAGCCAGGGGCCGTTTCGCTTCCGCCCGGTCAAGAACAGCATGGAAGTCCACCCCGGCGAGATCAACCAGATCGTCTACGAGGTGGTGAACAAGGAAGGCCGGTCGGTGTCGGCGCAGGCGATCCCGAGCTATGCGCCCAAGCAGGCGACCGAGTTCTTCAAGAAGATCGAGTGCTTCTGCTTCAAGCAGCAGACGCTGGCCGGCAACGAGTCGCGCGAGATGCCGGTGGTGTTTGTGATTGATCCGGATCTTCCGAAGGACGTGAAGACGATCACCTTGTCCTACACTTTCTTTGAAATCGGCAAGCCGGTGGCGCAAACGCCCACCGTGCCGGGCAAGGGAACGTGA
- a CDS encoding cytochrome oxidase small assembly protein — protein MPNPGNSPTPEQRASNRRLAFILATIALVFFLGVIFKHVVFGG, from the coding sequence ATGCCGAATCCAGGAAACAGCCCGACGCCCGAGCAGCGCGCCAGCAACCGCCGGCTCGCGTTCATTCTTGCCACCATCGCGCTGGTCTTCTTTCTGGGCGTGATTTTCAAGCACGTGGTCTTCGGCGGATAG
- the ctaD gene encoding cytochrome c oxidase subunit I translates to MSTAITHPQDHAHGHGDDHAHDHPHGWRRWLFATNHKDIGTLYLLFSFTMLLSGGTLALLIRLELFEPGLQFFHPELFNQFTTLHGLVMVFGAIMPAFVGFANWMIPLQVGASDMAFARMNNFSFWLLPPAAILLVGSFFVPGGATAAGWTLYAPLSVQMGPGMDMAIFAVHIMGASSIMGAINIIVTILNMRAPGMTLMKMPMFCWTWLITAYLLIAVMPVLAGAITMVLTDRHFGTSFFSAAGGGDPVMYQHIFWFFGHPEVYIMILPAFGIVSQIVPAFARKPLFGYSSMVYATASIAILSFIVWAHHMFTTGMPVTGQLFFMYATMLIAVPTGVKIFNWIATMWRGSMTFETPMLFALGFIFVFTIGGFTGLILAVAPIDIQLQDTYYVVAHFHYVLVAGSLFALFAGFYYWGPKWSGYMYNETRGQIHFWGSMIFFNLTFFPMHFLGLAGMPRRYADYPQQFADFNAIASIGALGFGLMQVYFFFFVVLPSYRGGEKAADKPWDGAEGLEWTVPSPAPFHTFEEPPHVK, encoded by the coding sequence ATGAGCACTGCGATAACGCACCCGCAAGATCACGCGCACGGTCATGGAGACGACCACGCGCACGACCATCCGCATGGCTGGCGCCGTTGGCTGTTCGCGACCAACCACAAGGACATCGGCACGCTGTACCTGCTGTTCTCCTTCACGATGCTGCTCTCGGGCGGCACGCTGGCACTGCTGATCCGCCTGGAGCTGTTCGAGCCGGGCCTGCAGTTCTTCCATCCGGAGCTGTTCAACCAGTTCACCACGCTGCACGGCCTGGTCATGGTGTTCGGCGCGATCATGCCGGCCTTCGTCGGCTTCGCGAACTGGATGATCCCGCTGCAGGTCGGCGCGTCCGACATGGCCTTCGCGCGGATGAACAACTTCAGCTTCTGGCTGCTGCCCCCCGCGGCCATCCTGCTGGTCGGCTCGTTCTTCGTGCCGGGCGGCGCCACCGCCGCCGGCTGGACGCTCTACGCGCCGCTGTCGGTGCAGATGGGGCCCGGCATGGACATGGCGATCTTCGCGGTGCACATCATGGGCGCCTCGTCGATCATGGGCGCGATCAACATCATCGTGACCATCCTGAACATGCGCGCCCCCGGCATGACGCTGATGAAGATGCCGATGTTCTGCTGGACGTGGCTGATCACGGCCTACCTGCTGATCGCCGTGATGCCGGTGCTGGCCGGCGCGATCACCATGGTGCTGACCGACCGCCACTTCGGCACGAGCTTCTTCTCGGCCGCCGGCGGCGGCGATCCGGTGATGTACCAGCACATCTTCTGGTTCTTCGGGCATCCCGAGGTCTACATCATGATCCTGCCGGCGTTCGGCATCGTCAGCCAGATCGTGCCGGCCTTCGCGCGCAAGCCGCTGTTCGGCTACAGCTCGATGGTGTACGCCACCGCCTCGATCGCCATCCTGTCGTTCATCGTGTGGGCGCACCACATGTTCACGACCGGCATGCCCGTCACCGGCCAGCTGTTTTTCATGTACGCGACCATGCTGATCGCGGTGCCGACCGGCGTGAAGATCTTCAACTGGATCGCCACCATGTGGCGCGGCTCGATGACCTTCGAGACGCCGATGCTGTTCGCGCTCGGCTTCATCTTCGTGTTCACCATCGGCGGGTTCACGGGCCTGATCCTGGCCGTGGCGCCGATCGACATCCAGCTGCAGGACACCTACTACGTGGTGGCGCACTTCCACTACGTGCTGGTGGCGGGCTCGCTGTTCGCGCTGTTCGCGGGTTTCTACTACTGGGGGCCGAAGTGGTCGGGCTACATGTACAACGAGACGCGCGGCCAGATCCACTTCTGGGGTTCGATGATCTTCTTCAACCTCACCTTCTTCCCGATGCACTTCCTGGGCCTGGCCGGCATGCCGCGCCGCTATGCGGACTACCCGCAGCAGTTCGCCGACTTCAACGCGATCGCGTCGATCGGCGCGCTGGGCTTCGGCCTGATGCAGGTGTATTTCTTCTTCTTCGTGGTGCTGCCGTCGTATCGCGGCGGCGAGAAGGCCGCCGACAAGCCGTGGGACGGCGCCGAGGGCCTGGAGTGGACCGTGCCCTCGCCGGCGCCGTTCCACACCTTTGAAGAACCGCCGCACGTCAAGTGA
- the coxB gene encoding cytochrome c oxidase subunit II has product MKMFNKTLAGLLAAGSLLALGQTALAVEDMPGGPAVRQLNLAPPVTKIAAEIHWLHYMMLIICIVIFVGVFGVMFYSIFKHRKSLGHKPATFHESTTVEIIWTIVPFLIVIGMALPATRAVVAMKDTTNSDLTIKATGYQWKWGYDYLKGEGEGISFLSTLATPRDQIDNLAPKSDTYLIEVDNELVVPVNRKVRIVTTANDVIHSWMIPAFGVKQDAIPGFVRDTWFKAEKVGVYRGQCAELCGKEHAFMPIVVRVVSDADYTSWVDGKKKEMAAKADDPNKTYTLDELKTRGEKVYTANCAVCHQPNGKGGGAFPALDGSKIATGPLADHVSIVLHGKGAMPPWASALNDVEIASVITYERNNWGNHTNDVLQPTQVKEARGGKMPEGGGAGKTAAAEAAKTAAPQASVAAPARNAG; this is encoded by the coding sequence ATGAAAATGTTCAATAAGACATTGGCAGGTTTGCTGGCGGCAGGCTCCCTCCTTGCCCTCGGTCAAACAGCCCTGGCAGTGGAAGACATGCCGGGCGGCCCCGCGGTGCGACAGCTGAATCTTGCCCCTCCGGTCACCAAGATCGCGGCGGAGATCCACTGGCTGCACTACATGATGCTGATCATCTGTATCGTGATCTTCGTCGGTGTGTTCGGGGTGATGTTCTATTCGATTTTCAAGCACCGCAAATCGCTGGGTCATAAGCCGGCGACCTTCCACGAAAGCACCACCGTCGAAATCATCTGGACCATCGTGCCGTTCCTGATCGTGATCGGGATGGCGCTGCCGGCCACCCGGGCCGTGGTCGCGATGAAGGACACCACCAACTCCGACCTCACCATCAAGGCCACCGGCTACCAGTGGAAGTGGGGCTATGACTACCTGAAAGGCGAAGGCGAGGGCATCTCGTTCCTGTCCACCCTCGCCACGCCGCGCGACCAGATCGACAACCTGGCGCCGAAGAGCGACACCTATCTCATCGAGGTCGACAACGAGCTGGTCGTGCCGGTCAACCGCAAGGTGCGCATCGTCACCACCGCCAACGACGTGATCCACTCGTGGATGATCCCGGCCTTCGGCGTCAAGCAGGACGCGATCCCGGGCTTCGTGCGCGATACGTGGTTCAAGGCCGAGAAGGTCGGCGTGTACCGGGGCCAGTGCGCCGAGCTGTGCGGCAAGGAACATGCCTTCATGCCGATCGTCGTGCGCGTGGTGTCCGACGCGGACTACACCAGCTGGGTCGACGGCAAGAAGAAGGAGATGGCCGCCAAGGCCGACGACCCCAACAAGACCTACACGCTCGACGAGCTGAAGACGCGCGGCGAGAAGGTCTACACCGCCAACTGCGCCGTGTGCCATCAGCCGAACGGCAAGGGCGGTGGCGCGTTCCCGGCCCTGGACGGCTCCAAGATCGCGACCGGCCCGCTGGCCGACCACGTGAGCATCGTGCTGCACGGCAAGGGCGCCATGCCGCCCTGGGCCTCGGCGCTCAACGACGTGGAGATCGCATCCGTCATTACCTACGAGCGGAACAACTGGGGCAATCACACCAATGACGTGCTGCAGCCGACCCAGGTGAAGGAGGCGCGCGGCGGCAAGATGCCCGAGGGCGGCGGTGCCGGCAAGACCGCGGCGGCCGAAGCGGCGAAGACCGCTGCCCCGCAGGCCAGCGTCGCGGCGCCCGCCCGCAACGCCGGCTGA
- a CDS encoding DUF2244 domain-containing protein yields MHDIGIALQPACGASSIPEPPRKIWLMKRNCSLSPRQVGWFYLSIVILSFVIASFFAWQGAWFVLPFSGLEVAALGWALLYYARHASDYERIELDDDALVIEQVNACRRVRHVLNPHWVHVEVVEPLQEQVALCSSGRVVRVGRFLDPAGRRRLADELSRCLGRGQPTHVP; encoded by the coding sequence ATGCATGACATTGGAATCGCGCTCCAGCCAGCGTGCGGCGCATCCAGCATCCCGGAACCGCCGCGGAAGATCTGGCTCATGAAGCGAAACTGCTCGCTTTCACCCCGCCAGGTCGGCTGGTTCTACCTCTCGATTGTCATCCTCTCGTTCGTGATCGCTTCGTTCTTTGCGTGGCAAGGGGCGTGGTTCGTGCTGCCTTTCTCGGGGCTGGAAGTCGCGGCCCTCGGATGGGCCTTGCTGTACTATGCCCGGCACGCCTCCGATTACGAGCGCATCGAGCTGGATGACGATGCGCTGGTGATCGAACAGGTCAACGCTTGCAGGCGGGTGCGCCACGTGCTCAACCCGCACTGGGTGCACGTGGAAGTGGTAGAGCCGTTGCAGGAGCAGGTCGCGCTCTGTTCGAGCGGGCGCGTCGTGCGGGTAGGGCGGTTTCTTGACCCTGCCGGTCGTCGCCGGCTGGCGGATGAGCTTTCCCGGTGTCTGGGACGCGGGCAACCAACCCATGTTCCATGA
- a CDS encoding methyltransferase domain-containing protein has protein sequence MSDPVLARPAALRRAFDRRAARFAEADFLLREVGQRMQDRLSYIKLTPARALDLGCGLGQGLAVLRAQYPDAQICGLDWSAAMLARARQLDPQHSDGGWLGRLLKKRPVFDFAQADFRALPFADASFDLLWSNLALHWDPSPHAIFPEWHRVTAEGGLLMFSLFGPDTLRELRSALAGIDASVHTLRFVDMHDIGDMLVHGRWSTPVMDMEQITITYESPQALLADVHLLGGMAGLADGDGRALSGPGLYTPRWRQHLFDALDAQRNPDGLIPLTFEVVYGHAWKLAPNPRQALDEQGRAMIPVDRIGRRPRA, from the coding sequence ATGTCCGATCCCGTTCTTGCCCGTCCCGCCGCGCTGCGGCGCGCCTTCGACCGCCGCGCCGCGCGCTTTGCCGAGGCGGATTTCCTGCTGCGCGAGGTGGGGCAGCGGATGCAGGACAGGCTGTCATACATCAAGCTCACGCCCGCCCGCGCACTGGACCTGGGCTGCGGCCTCGGTCAGGGCCTGGCGGTGCTGCGCGCGCAGTACCCCGACGCGCAGATCTGCGGGCTGGACTGGTCGGCCGCCATGCTGGCCCGCGCGCGCCAGCTCGATCCGCAGCACAGCGATGGCGGCTGGCTGGGCCGGCTGCTGAAGAAGCGGCCGGTGTTCGATTTCGCCCAAGCGGATTTCCGTGCGCTGCCGTTTGCCGATGCATCGTTCGATCTGCTGTGGTCCAACCTGGCGCTGCACTGGGATCCGTCGCCGCACGCGATCTTTCCCGAATGGCACCGCGTGACGGCCGAGGGCGGCCTGCTGATGTTCAGCCTGTTCGGCCCCGACACCTTGCGCGAACTGCGCAGCGCGCTGGCCGGCATCGACGCCTCCGTGCATACGCTGCGGTTTGTCGACATGCACGATATCGGCGACATGCTGGTGCACGGCCGCTGGTCCACGCCGGTCATGGACATGGAGCAGATCACCATCACCTACGAATCGCCCCAGGCCCTGCTGGCCGATGTGCACCTGCTGGGCGGCATGGCAGGCCTGGCGGATGGGGATGGCCGCGCGCTGTCGGGCCCGGGACTGTACACGCCGCGCTGGCGCCAGCACCTGTTCGACGCGCTCGATGCCCAGCGCAATCCCGACGGACTGATTCCGCTCACGTTCGAAGTCGTCTATGGCCACGCATGGAAGCTGGCGCCCAACCCGAGGCAGGCGCTGGACGAGCAGGGCCGGGCCATGATCCCGGTCGACCGGATCGGCCGCAGGCCGCGCGCCTGA
- a CDS encoding ComF family protein yields MPVPLLLHRLAAGLRHLLPCACALCGAVQHDLVCAGCMADMSPLLDRRRCRQCARPLDRRHPARHCPACLAGAPDFDATVVIADYAWPLDHLVTGLKFRAQLPLAAWLAERLADALLAAPGTLPELLLPVPLSIPRLRTRGYNQAWEVARRLGPQLGIAAIPDGLRRLRDSPAQSTLDRDERLANLQGAFDVPDPACIAGRHIGVVDDVMTTGATLSEIATQLKRAGAARVTNCVALRTP; encoded by the coding sequence ATGCCCGTCCCGCTCCTGCTGCACCGGCTCGCCGCCGGCCTCCGCCATCTGCTGCCCTGCGCCTGCGCGCTGTGCGGCGCCGTCCAGCATGACCTCGTCTGCGCGGGCTGCATGGCGGACATGTCACCGCTGCTGGATCGGCGCCGCTGCCGCCAGTGCGCCAGGCCGCTCGACCGGCGGCATCCCGCGCGGCATTGCCCGGCCTGCCTGGCCGGCGCGCCGGACTTCGACGCCACCGTCGTCATCGCCGACTACGCCTGGCCACTGGATCACCTTGTCACCGGATTGAAATTCCGCGCGCAGCTGCCGCTGGCCGCATGGCTGGCCGAACGACTCGCCGACGCGCTGCTCGCTGCGCCAGGTACGCTGCCCGAGTTGCTGCTGCCCGTGCCGCTCTCCATACCGCGCTTGCGCACGCGCGGCTACAACCAGGCCTGGGAAGTGGCGCGACGGCTGGGCCCGCAGCTCGGCATCGCCGCGATTCCGGACGGGCTGCGCCGGCTGCGCGACAGCCCCGCCCAGTCGACACTGGACCGCGACGAACGCCTCGCCAACCTCCAGGGCGCATTCGATGTGCCGGATCCGGCGTGCATCGCCGGCCGCCACATCGGCGTGGTCGACGATGTGATGACCACGGGCGCCACGCTGAGCGAGATCGCCACGCAGCTCAAGCGCGCGGGCGCGGCGCGGGTAACCAATTGCGTCGCCTTGCGCACACCCTAG
- the trmL gene encoding tRNA (uridine(34)/cytosine(34)/5-carboxymethylaminomethyluridine(34)-2'-O)-methyltransferase TrmL: MFNVVLVEPEIPPNTGNVIRLCANTGAQLHLIEPLGFPLEDARMRRAGLDYHEYATMRVHASWDAFLRDAQPDPARMFALTTRGSTPFAGLAFQPGDWFVFGSETRGLSEERRAGFPPSQRIRLPMRPDNRSLNLSNTVAVVVFEAWRQNGFAGGA, translated from the coding sequence ATGTTCAACGTCGTTCTCGTCGAGCCCGAAATTCCGCCCAACACGGGCAATGTGATCCGGCTGTGCGCCAACACCGGCGCGCAGCTGCACCTGATCGAACCACTCGGTTTTCCGCTCGAGGATGCACGCATGCGCCGCGCCGGCCTGGACTACCACGAATACGCCACGATGCGCGTGCACGCGAGCTGGGACGCGTTCCTGCGCGATGCGCAGCCCGACCCCGCGCGCATGTTCGCGCTCACCACGCGCGGCTCGACGCCGTTCGCGGGACTGGCGTTCCAGCCGGGCGACTGGTTCGTGTTCGGATCGGAAACGCGGGGCCTGTCGGAAGAGCGCCGCGCAGGGTTTCCGCCATCGCAGCGCATCCGCCTGCCGATGCGCCCCGACAACCGCAGCCTCAACCTGTCGAACACAGTGGCCGTGGTGGTCTTCGAGGCGTGGCGGCAGAACGGATTCGCGGGCGGCGCCTGA
- a CDS encoding NAD(P)H-dependent glycerol-3-phosphate dehydrogenase, which yields MRISVLGAGAWGTALASHAAQSHDVVLWGRDAALVAQMAATRANERYLPGIPLHASLRFEAEMSAALDHATGEDALVVIASPVAGLADLTRGVAAHGGVRNVIWLCKGFDPESGALPHAIVAGVLAQTGRADLATGALSGPSFAKEVAQGLPCAMTVASASTALCTRTQRAFHHHAMRVYASDDLVGVEVGGAVKNVLAIATGAADGLGLGLNARAALVTRGLAEMTRLGTALGGRPETFMGLTGMGDLLLTATGDLSRNRTVGMQLAQGRSLDEILAHLGHVAEGVRCARAVAALARAKGVDMPITFAVCEVLFDGLAPSRAVDRLLQRDAKAESVR from the coding sequence ATGCGGATTTCCGTTCTGGGCGCGGGCGCCTGGGGCACGGCCCTGGCCAGCCACGCCGCGCAATCGCACGATGTCGTGCTGTGGGGCCGCGACGCGGCACTGGTGGCCCAGATGGCGGCGACACGCGCCAACGAGCGCTACCTGCCGGGCATCCCGCTGCACGCATCGCTGCGTTTCGAGGCGGAGATGTCGGCCGCGCTCGATCATGCCACTGGGGAAGACGCGCTGGTCGTGATCGCCTCGCCGGTCGCGGGGCTGGCCGACCTGACGCGCGGCGTGGCCGCGCATGGCGGCGTGCGCAACGTGATCTGGCTGTGCAAGGGCTTCGACCCCGAGTCGGGCGCGCTGCCGCACGCCATTGTGGCCGGCGTGCTGGCGCAGACCGGGCGCGCCGATCTGGCCACCGGTGCACTGTCCGGCCCGAGCTTCGCCAAGGAAGTCGCGCAGGGACTGCCGTGCGCGATGACGGTGGCGTCGGCCAGCACCGCGCTGTGCACGCGCACTCAGCGCGCTTTCCATCACCATGCGATGCGCGTCTACGCGAGCGACGACCTCGTCGGCGTGGAAGTGGGCGGCGCGGTGAAGAACGTGCTGGCCATTGCGACCGGCGCGGCGGATGGTCTGGGCCTGGGCCTCAATGCGCGCGCCGCGCTGGTGACGCGCGGCCTTGCCGAGATGACGCGGTTGGGCACGGCACTGGGCGGCCGGCCGGAGACCTTCATGGGCCTGACTGGCATGGGCGATCTGCTGTTGACCGCCACCGGCGATCTCTCCCGCAACCGCACCGTCGGCATGCAGCTCGCGCAGGGGCGTTCGCTGGATGAGATTCTGGCGCACCTCGGCCATGTCGCCGAGGGTGTGCGCTGCGCACGGGCGGTGGCGGCCCTTGCGCGCGCCAAGGGCGTCGACATGCCGATCACCTTTGCCGTGTGCGAAGTCCTGTTCGATGGGCTGGCGCCGTCGCGCGCCGTCGATCGCCTGCTGCAGCGCGACGCCAAGGCCGAATCCGTGCGCTGA